Proteins co-encoded in one Echeneis naucrates chromosome 22, fEcheNa1.1, whole genome shotgun sequence genomic window:
- the coch gene encoding cochlin isoform X2 → MCLLSNLLPLTGLLFFVSLVFSSDSPVPYPVTCVTRGADLMEDSVLVLCPAGCTQWRVSVFGTGIYASISSVCGAAVHSGFLGPAGGPVRVRRLQGQHNYISSFAHGIQSQALSQWTASFSLTKSVNVPLELSGDISTTALPAAAKKLVKKPSVKKALQGGNKDCQMDIAMVIDSSSNIGRRRFNLQKNFVAKLAAMLRVGPTGPHVGLIQASDSPRTEFLLTNFTQPKELLFAIKESAYLGGDSNTGKAILHTAETFFVPEQGGRRGLPRVMVVLMDGWPSDDLEQAAKFARDSGVNVFLVSVAKPAPEELAMVRDKDFVKKAVCKDNGFFSYSVSSWFSTTKHVRPLTQRLCSLDALLCSKTCYNSVNIGFLIDGSSSVGEGNFRLVLDFLAGTASSFDVSDVGAHIGAVQFTYDQRLEFGLTDYSDKEEAINALRRIPYMSGGTATGAAISFTTQRLFRRASPGRNFLIVVTDGQSYDHVSPPALEAQKQGITIYSVGVAWAPMDDLRAMSSEPKDSHTFFTREFNGLNNFIPLLVQGICRDFAEKN, encoded by the exons ATGTGTCTTCTGTCCAACCTGCTGCCGCTAACAG gcCTTCTGTTCTTCGTGTCGTTGGTGTTTTCGTCCGACTCTCCCG TGCCGTACCCGGTCACCTGTGTGACCCGGGGAGCCGACCTGATGGAGGACAGTGTCCTGGTCTTGTGTCCTGCAGGCTGCACCCAGTGGAGGGTGTCGGTGTTCGGGACGGGGATCTACGCCTCCATCTCCTCCGTCTGTGGAGCTGCTGTTCACAg CGGATTCCTGGGTCCAGCCGGAGGCCCTGTCAGGGTCCGCAGGCTGCAGGGACAGCACAACTACATCAGCTCCTTCGCCCACGGGATCCAATCACAGGCCCTGTCCCAGTGGACCGCCTCCTTCAGCCTCACCA agtCTGTTAACGTCCCATTGGAGCTGAGCGGGGACATCAGCACAACCGCTCTTCCTGCCGCAG CAAAGAAACTGGTGAAGAAGCCGTCGGTGAAGAAAGCTCTTCAAGGTGGAAACAAAG ACTGTCAGATGGACATCGCCATGGTGATCGACAGTAGCAGCAACATCGGACGGCGCCGCTTCAACCTGCAGAAGAACTTTGTTGCCAAACTGGCCGCCATGTTGAGAGTCGGACCAACAGGACCGCATGTGGGCCTGATACAGGccag tGATTCTCCCCGGACAGAGTTCCTCCTCACTAACTTCACTCAGCccaaagagctgctgtttgccATCAAGGAGTCGGCCTACCTGGGAGGTGACAGCAACACAG GTAAAGCCATCCTGCACACGGCGGAGACCTTCTTCGTCCCGGAGCAGGGTGGGAGGAGGGGCCTCCCCCGGGTCATGGTGGTGCTGATGGACGGCTGGCCGTCCGACGACCTGGAGCAGGCCGCCAAGTTCGCCCGGGATTCTGGCGTCAACGTCTTCCTGGTGTCGGTGGCCAAACCGGCGCCGGAGGAGCTCGCCATGGTGCGAGACAAAGACTTTGTGAAGAAG GCCGTCTGCAAAGACAACGGCTTCTTCAGTTACTCCGTCTCCAGCTGGTTCTCCACCACCAAACACGTCAGGCCACTCACTCAGAGACTCTGCTCATTGGATGCTCTGCTCTGCA gtaaAACCTGCTACAACTCCGTCAACATCGGCTTCCTCATCGACGGCTCGTCCAGCGTCGGGGAGGGAAACTTCCGGCTGGTTCTGGACTTCCTGGCAGGAACTGCCAGCAGCTTTGACGTCTCAGATGTGGGAGCTCACATTG GTGCGGTCCAGTTCACCTACGACCAGCGGCTGGAGTTCGGCCTTACAGATTACTCTGACAAAGAGGAAGCCATCAACGCTCTGAGGAGAATCCCGTACATGAGTGGAGGAACGGCAACCGGAGCAGCCATCAGCTTCACCACCCAGAGACTGTTCAG GCGGGCCAGCCCAGGACGCAACTTCCTCATCGTGGTGACGGACGGGCAGTCATACGACCACGTGAGCCCTCCGGCGCTGGAGGCCCAGAAACAAG GCATCACCATCTACTCGGTGGGCGTGGCCTGGGCCCCCATGGATGACCTCAGAGCGATGTCATCAGAGCCGAAAGACAGTCACACCTTCTTCACCAGAGAGTTCAACGGCCTCAACAACTTCATCCCTCTGCTGGTTCAAGGAATCTGCCGAGACTTCgcagagaaaaactga
- the coch gene encoding cochlin isoform X1, whose amino-acid sequence MSQLLGVCERESLFKGLPLSRWAPDTSSASAEETADAEMCLLSNLLPLTGLLFFVSLVFSSDSPVPYPVTCVTRGADLMEDSVLVLCPAGCTQWRVSVFGTGIYASISSVCGAAVHSGFLGPAGGPVRVRRLQGQHNYISSFAHGIQSQALSQWTASFSLTKSVNVPLELSGDISTTALPAAAKKLVKKPSVKKALQGGNKDCQMDIAMVIDSSSNIGRRRFNLQKNFVAKLAAMLRVGPTGPHVGLIQASDSPRTEFLLTNFTQPKELLFAIKESAYLGGDSNTGKAILHTAETFFVPEQGGRRGLPRVMVVLMDGWPSDDLEQAAKFARDSGVNVFLVSVAKPAPEELAMVRDKDFVKKAVCKDNGFFSYSVSSWFSTTKHVRPLTQRLCSLDALLCSKTCYNSVNIGFLIDGSSSVGEGNFRLVLDFLAGTASSFDVSDVGAHIGAVQFTYDQRLEFGLTDYSDKEEAINALRRIPYMSGGTATGAAISFTTQRLFRRASPGRNFLIVVTDGQSYDHVSPPALEAQKQGITIYSVGVAWAPMDDLRAMSSEPKDSHTFFTREFNGLNNFIPLLVQGICRDFAEKN is encoded by the exons ATGTCACAGCTGTtaggtgtgtgtgagagagagagcttaTTTAAAGGGCTGCCTCTCTCTCGCTGGGCGCCCGACACCAGCTCAGCATCAGCTGAAGAAACAGCCG ATGCAGAAATGTGTCTTCTGTCCAACCTGCTGCCGCTAACAG gcCTTCTGTTCTTCGTGTCGTTGGTGTTTTCGTCCGACTCTCCCG TGCCGTACCCGGTCACCTGTGTGACCCGGGGAGCCGACCTGATGGAGGACAGTGTCCTGGTCTTGTGTCCTGCAGGCTGCACCCAGTGGAGGGTGTCGGTGTTCGGGACGGGGATCTACGCCTCCATCTCCTCCGTCTGTGGAGCTGCTGTTCACAg CGGATTCCTGGGTCCAGCCGGAGGCCCTGTCAGGGTCCGCAGGCTGCAGGGACAGCACAACTACATCAGCTCCTTCGCCCACGGGATCCAATCACAGGCCCTGTCCCAGTGGACCGCCTCCTTCAGCCTCACCA agtCTGTTAACGTCCCATTGGAGCTGAGCGGGGACATCAGCACAACCGCTCTTCCTGCCGCAG CAAAGAAACTGGTGAAGAAGCCGTCGGTGAAGAAAGCTCTTCAAGGTGGAAACAAAG ACTGTCAGATGGACATCGCCATGGTGATCGACAGTAGCAGCAACATCGGACGGCGCCGCTTCAACCTGCAGAAGAACTTTGTTGCCAAACTGGCCGCCATGTTGAGAGTCGGACCAACAGGACCGCATGTGGGCCTGATACAGGccag tGATTCTCCCCGGACAGAGTTCCTCCTCACTAACTTCACTCAGCccaaagagctgctgtttgccATCAAGGAGTCGGCCTACCTGGGAGGTGACAGCAACACAG GTAAAGCCATCCTGCACACGGCGGAGACCTTCTTCGTCCCGGAGCAGGGTGGGAGGAGGGGCCTCCCCCGGGTCATGGTGGTGCTGATGGACGGCTGGCCGTCCGACGACCTGGAGCAGGCCGCCAAGTTCGCCCGGGATTCTGGCGTCAACGTCTTCCTGGTGTCGGTGGCCAAACCGGCGCCGGAGGAGCTCGCCATGGTGCGAGACAAAGACTTTGTGAAGAAG GCCGTCTGCAAAGACAACGGCTTCTTCAGTTACTCCGTCTCCAGCTGGTTCTCCACCACCAAACACGTCAGGCCACTCACTCAGAGACTCTGCTCATTGGATGCTCTGCTCTGCA gtaaAACCTGCTACAACTCCGTCAACATCGGCTTCCTCATCGACGGCTCGTCCAGCGTCGGGGAGGGAAACTTCCGGCTGGTTCTGGACTTCCTGGCAGGAACTGCCAGCAGCTTTGACGTCTCAGATGTGGGAGCTCACATTG GTGCGGTCCAGTTCACCTACGACCAGCGGCTGGAGTTCGGCCTTACAGATTACTCTGACAAAGAGGAAGCCATCAACGCTCTGAGGAGAATCCCGTACATGAGTGGAGGAACGGCAACCGGAGCAGCCATCAGCTTCACCACCCAGAGACTGTTCAG GCGGGCCAGCCCAGGACGCAACTTCCTCATCGTGGTGACGGACGGGCAGTCATACGACCACGTGAGCCCTCCGGCGCTGGAGGCCCAGAAACAAG GCATCACCATCTACTCGGTGGGCGTGGCCTGGGCCCCCATGGATGACCTCAGAGCGATGTCATCAGAGCCGAAAGACAGTCACACCTTCTTCACCAGAGAGTTCAACGGCCTCAACAACTTCATCCCTCTGCTGGTTCAAGGAATCTGCCGAGACTTCgcagagaaaaactga
- the scfd1 gene encoding sec1 family domain-containing protein 1 isoform X2, with the protein MLNFNAPPLKNTAAEPVWKVLIYDRFGQDIISPLLSVKELRDMGITLHLLLHSDRDPIPDVPAIYFVMPTEENIDRICQDLRNQLYESYYLNFISAISRSKLEDIASAALAANAVSQVTKVFDQYLNFITLEDDMFILCHQNKELISYHAINRPDIQDTDMDAIMDTIVDSLFCFFVTLGAVPIIRCPRGNAAEMVAVKLDKKLRENLRDARNSLFTGDSMAAGQFSFQRPLFVLADRNVDMATPLHHTWTYQALIHDVLDFHLNRVMMEEGAGAEPSPAGARPKKKSRKTYDLTAADKFWQKHKGSPFPEVAESVQEELDTYRAQEDEVKRLKSIMGLEGEDEGAISMLSDNTAKLTSAVSSLPELLEKKRLIDLHTNVATAVLDHIKSRKLDVYFEYEEKLMSKSTLDKSLLDIISDPDAGTPEDKMRLFLIYYITTQQAPTESDLEQYKKALLDAGCDLSPLTYIKQWKAFTKMASTPANYGNSGVKPMGLFSRVMNTGSQFVMEGVKNLVLKQHNLPVTRILDNLMEMKSHPETDDYRYFDPKMLRGSESSIPRNKNPFQEAIVFVVGGGNYIEYQNLVDYTKSKQGKKVVYGCSELFNSAQFIKQLSQLGQK; encoded by the exons ATGCTGAACTTCAACGCTCCCCCTCTGAAgaacacagcagctgagccaGTATGGAAG gtgctgATATATGACCGGTTTGGCCAGGACATCATCTCCCCGCTGCTGTCCGTCAAAGAGCTGAGAGACATGGGCATAACTCTGCACCT cctGCTTCACTCAGACAGAGATCCGATCCCAGATGTACCAGCCATCTACTTTGTGATGCCCACAGAAGAGAACATTGACCGGATATGTCAG gaccTGAGGAACCAGCTGTACGAGTCATATTACCTGAACTTCATCTCTGCCATCAGCAGAAGTAAACTGGAGGACATTGCCAGTGCTGCTCTTGCTGCTAATGCCGTCAGCCAAGTCACCAAG GTGTTTGACCAGTACCTGAATTTCATAACTCTGGAGGACGACATGTTCATCCTCTGTCACCAAAACAAGGAGCTCATCTCCTATCAcg CCATCAACAGACCAGACATCCAGGACACAGACATGGACGCTATCATGGACACCATAGTGGACagtctgttctgtttctttgtcaCTCTGG GTGCAGTGCCGATCATCCGCTGTCCCCGAGGAAATGCAGCAGAGATGGTCGCTGTG aagttGGACAAGAAGCTCCGTGAGAACCTGCGGGATGCCAGGAACAGTCTCTTCACTGGAGACAGCATGGCTGCTGGACAGTTCAG TTTCCAGAGGCCTCTGTTCGTTCTGGCCGATCGTAACGTGGACATGGCCACGCCTCTCCATCACACCTGGACCTATCAGGCTCTGATCCACGATGTCCTG GACTTCCATCTGAACAGGGtgatgatggaggagggagCAGGGGCGGAGCCGTCACCTGCCGGAGCCAGgccaaagaagaagagcaggaagactTATGACCTGACTGCTGCTGACAAGTTCTGGCAGAAACACAAGGGCAG TCCCTTCCCTGAGGTGGCAGAGTCAGTTCAGGAGGAGCTGGACACTTACAGAGCTCAAGAGGACGAGGTGAAACGTCTGAAGAGCATCATG ggtTTAGAGGGGGAGGATGAAGGAGCCATCAGTATGTTGTCAGACAACACTGCCAAGCTGACCTCTGCTGTCAG CTCTCTTCctgagctgctggagaagaagagACTGATTGACCTGCACACCAACGTGGCCACGGCCGTGCTCGACCACATTAAG agtcgGAAACTGGACGTTTACTTCGAGTATGAAGAGAAACTAATGAGCAAGTCAACTTTAGACAAATCACTGTTGGACATCATCAGTGACCCCGATg ccGGGACCCCTGAAGACAAAATGAGACTGTTCCTTATCTACTACATCACCACTCAGCAGGCTCCTACAGAG tCTGACTTGGAGCAGTATAAGAAGGCTTTATTGGACGCAGGctgtgacctttcacctctcACCTACATCAAACAGTGGAA GGCGTTCACTAAAATGGCCAGCACTCCGGCCAACTACGGCAACAGTGGAGTGAAGCCCATGGG GCTGTTTTCCAGAGTGATGAACACCGGCTCCCAGTTCGTCATGGAGGGAGTGAAGAACCTGGTGCTCAAACAGCAT AACCTTCCAGTGACTCGGATCCTTGACAACTTGATGGAGATGAAGTCCCACCCT GAAACAGATGATTACCGATACTTTGACCCCAAGATGCTGCGAGGGAGCGAGAG ctccattcCCAGGAACAAGAACCCATTTCAGGAG GCCATCGTGTTTGTGGTTGGAGGAGGAAACTACATCGAGTACCAGAACTTGGTGGATTACACAAAG TCCAAACAGGGGAAGAAGGTGGTTTATGGCTGCAGTGAGCTCTTCAACTCTGCCCAGTTCATCAAACAG ctctccCAGCTCGGCCAGAAGTGA
- the coch gene encoding cochlin isoform X3, with protein sequence MTQMKVPYPVTCVTRGADLMEDSVLVLCPAGCTQWRVSVFGTGIYASISSVCGAAVHSGFLGPAGGPVRVRRLQGQHNYISSFAHGIQSQALSQWTASFSLTKSVNVPLELSGDISTTALPAAAKKLVKKPSVKKALQGGNKDCQMDIAMVIDSSSNIGRRRFNLQKNFVAKLAAMLRVGPTGPHVGLIQASDSPRTEFLLTNFTQPKELLFAIKESAYLGGDSNTGKAILHTAETFFVPEQGGRRGLPRVMVVLMDGWPSDDLEQAAKFARDSGVNVFLVSVAKPAPEELAMVRDKDFVKKAVCKDNGFFSYSVSSWFSTTKHVRPLTQRLCSLDALLCSKTCYNSVNIGFLIDGSSSVGEGNFRLVLDFLAGTASSFDVSDVGAHIGAVQFTYDQRLEFGLTDYSDKEEAINALRRIPYMSGGTATGAAISFTTQRLFRRASPGRNFLIVVTDGQSYDHVSPPALEAQKQGITIYSVGVAWAPMDDLRAMSSEPKDSHTFFTREFNGLNNFIPLLVQGICRDFAEKN encoded by the exons aTGACACAGATGAAAG TGCCGTACCCGGTCACCTGTGTGACCCGGGGAGCCGACCTGATGGAGGACAGTGTCCTGGTCTTGTGTCCTGCAGGCTGCACCCAGTGGAGGGTGTCGGTGTTCGGGACGGGGATCTACGCCTCCATCTCCTCCGTCTGTGGAGCTGCTGTTCACAg CGGATTCCTGGGTCCAGCCGGAGGCCCTGTCAGGGTCCGCAGGCTGCAGGGACAGCACAACTACATCAGCTCCTTCGCCCACGGGATCCAATCACAGGCCCTGTCCCAGTGGACCGCCTCCTTCAGCCTCACCA agtCTGTTAACGTCCCATTGGAGCTGAGCGGGGACATCAGCACAACCGCTCTTCCTGCCGCAG CAAAGAAACTGGTGAAGAAGCCGTCGGTGAAGAAAGCTCTTCAAGGTGGAAACAAAG ACTGTCAGATGGACATCGCCATGGTGATCGACAGTAGCAGCAACATCGGACGGCGCCGCTTCAACCTGCAGAAGAACTTTGTTGCCAAACTGGCCGCCATGTTGAGAGTCGGACCAACAGGACCGCATGTGGGCCTGATACAGGccag tGATTCTCCCCGGACAGAGTTCCTCCTCACTAACTTCACTCAGCccaaagagctgctgtttgccATCAAGGAGTCGGCCTACCTGGGAGGTGACAGCAACACAG GTAAAGCCATCCTGCACACGGCGGAGACCTTCTTCGTCCCGGAGCAGGGTGGGAGGAGGGGCCTCCCCCGGGTCATGGTGGTGCTGATGGACGGCTGGCCGTCCGACGACCTGGAGCAGGCCGCCAAGTTCGCCCGGGATTCTGGCGTCAACGTCTTCCTGGTGTCGGTGGCCAAACCGGCGCCGGAGGAGCTCGCCATGGTGCGAGACAAAGACTTTGTGAAGAAG GCCGTCTGCAAAGACAACGGCTTCTTCAGTTACTCCGTCTCCAGCTGGTTCTCCACCACCAAACACGTCAGGCCACTCACTCAGAGACTCTGCTCATTGGATGCTCTGCTCTGCA gtaaAACCTGCTACAACTCCGTCAACATCGGCTTCCTCATCGACGGCTCGTCCAGCGTCGGGGAGGGAAACTTCCGGCTGGTTCTGGACTTCCTGGCAGGAACTGCCAGCAGCTTTGACGTCTCAGATGTGGGAGCTCACATTG GTGCGGTCCAGTTCACCTACGACCAGCGGCTGGAGTTCGGCCTTACAGATTACTCTGACAAAGAGGAAGCCATCAACGCTCTGAGGAGAATCCCGTACATGAGTGGAGGAACGGCAACCGGAGCAGCCATCAGCTTCACCACCCAGAGACTGTTCAG GCGGGCCAGCCCAGGACGCAACTTCCTCATCGTGGTGACGGACGGGCAGTCATACGACCACGTGAGCCCTCCGGCGCTGGAGGCCCAGAAACAAG GCATCACCATCTACTCGGTGGGCGTGGCCTGGGCCCCCATGGATGACCTCAGAGCGATGTCATCAGAGCCGAAAGACAGTCACACCTTCTTCACCAGAGAGTTCAACGGCCTCAACAACTTCATCCCTCTGCTGGTTCAAGGAATCTGCCGAGACTTCgcagagaaaaactga
- the scfd1 gene encoding sec1 family domain-containing protein 1 isoform X1 produces the protein MAASVREKQTVALKRMLNFNAPPLKNTAAEPVWKVLIYDRFGQDIISPLLSVKELRDMGITLHLLLHSDRDPIPDVPAIYFVMPTEENIDRICQDLRNQLYESYYLNFISAISRSKLEDIASAALAANAVSQVTKVFDQYLNFITLEDDMFILCHQNKELISYHAINRPDIQDTDMDAIMDTIVDSLFCFFVTLGAVPIIRCPRGNAAEMVAVKLDKKLRENLRDARNSLFTGDSMAAGQFSFQRPLFVLADRNVDMATPLHHTWTYQALIHDVLDFHLNRVMMEEGAGAEPSPAGARPKKKSRKTYDLTAADKFWQKHKGSPFPEVAESVQEELDTYRAQEDEVKRLKSIMGLEGEDEGAISMLSDNTAKLTSAVSSLPELLEKKRLIDLHTNVATAVLDHIKSRKLDVYFEYEEKLMSKSTLDKSLLDIISDPDAGTPEDKMRLFLIYYITTQQAPTESDLEQYKKALLDAGCDLSPLTYIKQWKAFTKMASTPANYGNSGVKPMGLFSRVMNTGSQFVMEGVKNLVLKQHNLPVTRILDNLMEMKSHPETDDYRYFDPKMLRGSESSIPRNKNPFQEAIVFVVGGGNYIEYQNLVDYTKSKQGKKVVYGCSELFNSAQFIKQLSQLGQK, from the exons ATGGCGGCGTCTGTGCGGGAGAAGCAGACAG TCGCTCTGAAGCGGATGCTGAACTTCAACGCTCCCCCTCTGAAgaacacagcagctgagccaGTATGGAAG gtgctgATATATGACCGGTTTGGCCAGGACATCATCTCCCCGCTGCTGTCCGTCAAAGAGCTGAGAGACATGGGCATAACTCTGCACCT cctGCTTCACTCAGACAGAGATCCGATCCCAGATGTACCAGCCATCTACTTTGTGATGCCCACAGAAGAGAACATTGACCGGATATGTCAG gaccTGAGGAACCAGCTGTACGAGTCATATTACCTGAACTTCATCTCTGCCATCAGCAGAAGTAAACTGGAGGACATTGCCAGTGCTGCTCTTGCTGCTAATGCCGTCAGCCAAGTCACCAAG GTGTTTGACCAGTACCTGAATTTCATAACTCTGGAGGACGACATGTTCATCCTCTGTCACCAAAACAAGGAGCTCATCTCCTATCAcg CCATCAACAGACCAGACATCCAGGACACAGACATGGACGCTATCATGGACACCATAGTGGACagtctgttctgtttctttgtcaCTCTGG GTGCAGTGCCGATCATCCGCTGTCCCCGAGGAAATGCAGCAGAGATGGTCGCTGTG aagttGGACAAGAAGCTCCGTGAGAACCTGCGGGATGCCAGGAACAGTCTCTTCACTGGAGACAGCATGGCTGCTGGACAGTTCAG TTTCCAGAGGCCTCTGTTCGTTCTGGCCGATCGTAACGTGGACATGGCCACGCCTCTCCATCACACCTGGACCTATCAGGCTCTGATCCACGATGTCCTG GACTTCCATCTGAACAGGGtgatgatggaggagggagCAGGGGCGGAGCCGTCACCTGCCGGAGCCAGgccaaagaagaagagcaggaagactTATGACCTGACTGCTGCTGACAAGTTCTGGCAGAAACACAAGGGCAG TCCCTTCCCTGAGGTGGCAGAGTCAGTTCAGGAGGAGCTGGACACTTACAGAGCTCAAGAGGACGAGGTGAAACGTCTGAAGAGCATCATG ggtTTAGAGGGGGAGGATGAAGGAGCCATCAGTATGTTGTCAGACAACACTGCCAAGCTGACCTCTGCTGTCAG CTCTCTTCctgagctgctggagaagaagagACTGATTGACCTGCACACCAACGTGGCCACGGCCGTGCTCGACCACATTAAG agtcgGAAACTGGACGTTTACTTCGAGTATGAAGAGAAACTAATGAGCAAGTCAACTTTAGACAAATCACTGTTGGACATCATCAGTGACCCCGATg ccGGGACCCCTGAAGACAAAATGAGACTGTTCCTTATCTACTACATCACCACTCAGCAGGCTCCTACAGAG tCTGACTTGGAGCAGTATAAGAAGGCTTTATTGGACGCAGGctgtgacctttcacctctcACCTACATCAAACAGTGGAA GGCGTTCACTAAAATGGCCAGCACTCCGGCCAACTACGGCAACAGTGGAGTGAAGCCCATGGG GCTGTTTTCCAGAGTGATGAACACCGGCTCCCAGTTCGTCATGGAGGGAGTGAAGAACCTGGTGCTCAAACAGCAT AACCTTCCAGTGACTCGGATCCTTGACAACTTGATGGAGATGAAGTCCCACCCT GAAACAGATGATTACCGATACTTTGACCCCAAGATGCTGCGAGGGAGCGAGAG ctccattcCCAGGAACAAGAACCCATTTCAGGAG GCCATCGTGTTTGTGGTTGGAGGAGGAAACTACATCGAGTACCAGAACTTGGTGGATTACACAAAG TCCAAACAGGGGAAGAAGGTGGTTTATGGCTGCAGTGAGCTCTTCAACTCTGCCCAGTTCATCAAACAG ctctccCAGCTCGGCCAGAAGTGA